From a single Pseudomonas sp. A34-9 genomic region:
- a CDS encoding NADP-dependent glyceraldehyde-3-phosphate dehydrogenase, with protein MTTANILGNLFSSVSDIPEKYRLDAQVEQREYLVDGQLRRWDGPLATVRSPVYLHGENGDEQAILGSTPLLDADTALTALDAAVRAYDRGQGLWPTMRVAERIQHVEAFLGRMRQQRDAVVKLLMWEIGKNLKDSEKEFDRTCDYIVDTINALKELDRRSSRFELEQDTLGQIRRVPLGVALCMGPYNYPLNETFTTLIPALIMGNTVVFKPAKLGVLLIRPLLEAFRDSFPTGVINVIYGSGRETVSALMASGKIDIFAFIGTNKAASDLKKLHPKPHRLRAALGLDAKNPGIVLPEVDLDNAVSEAVTGSLSFNGQRCTALKILFVHEDVVDSFIEKFNAKLATLKPGMPWDSGVSLTPLPESGKVDYLHGLVADARSKGAEVVNPNGGESRESFFYPAVLYPVNPQMRVYQEEQFGPVVPIVPYRHLDTVIDYVLESDFGQQLSIFGTNPVAVGRLVDTFANQVGRINLNAQCQRGPDTYPFNGRKNSAEGTLSVHDALRVFSIRTLVATKFQDSNKDLISEIIRGRDSSFLTTDYIF; from the coding sequence ATGACCACAGCAAACATCCTTGGCAACCTGTTCTCTTCTGTCAGCGACATCCCGGAAAAATACCGCCTCGACGCTCAGGTCGAGCAACGTGAATATCTGGTCGACGGCCAGTTGCGCCGCTGGGACGGCCCACTCGCCACCGTACGCAGTCCGGTCTACCTGCACGGCGAAAACGGCGACGAACAAGCGATCCTCGGCAGCACGCCGCTGCTCGATGCCGATACCGCCCTCACCGCCCTCGACGCCGCCGTGCGCGCCTACGACCGTGGTCAGGGCCTGTGGCCGACCATGCGCGTGGCTGAACGTATCCAGCATGTCGAAGCCTTCCTCGGCCGCATGCGCCAGCAACGTGATGCTGTGGTGAAGTTGTTGATGTGGGAGATCGGCAAGAACCTCAAGGACTCGGAAAAAGAGTTCGATCGCACCTGCGACTACATCGTCGACACCATCAATGCGCTCAAGGAACTCGACCGCCGCTCCAGCCGTTTTGAACTGGAACAGGACACCCTCGGGCAGATCCGTCGCGTACCGCTCGGCGTCGCGCTGTGCATGGGGCCTTACAACTATCCGCTGAACGAAACCTTCACCACGCTGATTCCGGCGTTGATCATGGGCAACACCGTGGTGTTCAAACCGGCCAAGCTCGGCGTGCTGCTGATTCGTCCGTTGCTCGAAGCGTTCCGTGACAGCTTCCCCACCGGCGTGATCAACGTGATCTACGGCAGCGGCCGCGAGACCGTCAGCGCGCTGATGGCCAGCGGCAAGATCGACATCTTCGCCTTCATCGGCACCAACAAAGCCGCCAGCGACCTGAAGAAACTGCACCCGAAACCGCACCGCTTGCGCGCCGCGCTGGGTCTGGATGCGAAAAACCCGGGCATCGTCTTGCCGGAAGTTGATCTCGACAACGCGGTCAGCGAGGCGGTCACCGGTTCACTGTCGTTCAATGGCCAACGCTGCACTGCGCTGAAAATACTGTTTGTCCACGAAGACGTCGTTGACAGTTTCATCGAGAAATTCAACGCCAAACTGGCCACGCTGAAACCGGGCATGCCGTGGGACAGCGGTGTGTCGCTGACGCCGCTGCCGGAGTCAGGCAAAGTCGATTATCTGCACGGTCTGGTGGCGGATGCGCGCAGTAAGGGCGCTGAAGTGGTCAACCCGAATGGCGGCGAATCCCGCGAGTCGTTCTTCTACCCGGCGGTGCTGTATCCGGTGAACCCGCAGATGCGCGTGTACCAGGAAGAACAGTTCGGCCCGGTGGTACCGATCGTGCCGTACCGTCACCTCGATACCGTGATCGATTACGTGCTGGAATCGGACTTCGGTCAGCAGTTGAGCATCTTCGGCACCAACCCGGTGGCGGTCGGTCGGCTGGTCGATACGTTCGCCAACCAGGTCGGCCGGATCAACCTTAACGCGCAATGCCAGCGCGGCCCGGACACGTATCCGTTCAACGGCCGCAAGAACTCCGCCGAAGGGACGCTGTCGGTACACGATGCGTTGCGGGTGTTTTCGATCCGCACACTGGTCGCGACCAAGTTCCAGGACAGCAACAAGGACCTGATCAGCGAAATCATTCGCGGGCGTGATTCGAGCTTCCTGACCACTGATTACATCTTCTGA
- a CDS encoding FUSC family protein, which produces MLRRILRPLLDPYRRYRHARLIHAVRVALGLLATILLTTGINLPHGEWASVTMLVVIGGLQHHGNIGKKAAERATGTLIGAGVGLLLVAQQAWLGMPWLTYFAMAVVCGFFSYHAIGKGGYTALLSAITVFIVAGHGDNPITDGLWRGVDILIGIALALAFSFALPLYAVYSWRYNLADALRDCATVYGRIISGQPVSADEHLKLMSRLGAVMVQLRSLMPSVSKEVKISMTELDAIQRNLRMCISTLEILGNTRPDANDPQAMAHLQTALKAEHRQIRVQLIGMARALKTGAAQRLDRPLELPDASLEAPVYTALDGYRMLTRQLAVNVTEMRQRLAKTAPRWNI; this is translated from the coding sequence CTGTTGCGCCGAATCCTGCGTCCGCTGCTGGACCCGTATCGGCGCTACCGCCACGCCCGGTTGATCCACGCGGTGCGGGTGGCGTTGGGGTTGCTGGCAACGATTCTGTTGACCACCGGCATCAACCTGCCCCACGGCGAATGGGCCTCGGTGACCATGCTGGTGGTGATCGGCGGTTTGCAGCATCACGGCAACATCGGCAAAAAAGCCGCCGAACGTGCCACCGGCACCCTGATTGGCGCCGGCGTCGGTTTGTTGCTGGTGGCGCAGCAGGCTTGGCTCGGCATGCCGTGGCTGACCTATTTCGCCATGGCGGTGGTCTGCGGTTTCTTCTCTTATCACGCGATTGGCAAGGGCGGTTATACCGCCCTGCTCTCGGCAATCACCGTATTCATTGTCGCCGGGCACGGCGACAATCCGATCACTGACGGCTTGTGGCGCGGCGTCGACATCCTCATCGGCATCGCGTTGGCGCTCGCATTCTCCTTCGCCCTGCCGCTGTATGCGGTCTACTCGTGGCGCTACAACCTCGCCGATGCCTTGCGCGACTGCGCCACGGTGTACGGGCGGATCATCAGCGGCCAACCGGTCAGCGCCGACGAACATCTGAAATTGATGAGCCGCTTGGGCGCAGTGATGGTGCAATTGCGTTCGCTGATGCCGTCGGTATCCAAGGAAGTGAAAATCTCCATGACCGAACTCGATGCCATCCAGCGCAACCTGCGCATGTGCATCAGCACGTTGGAGATCCTCGGCAACACTCGCCCGGATGCCAACGACCCGCAGGCGATGGCCCATCTGCAAACAGCATTGAAAGCAGAGCACCGGCAGATTCGTGTGCAATTGATCGGCATGGCCCGCGCGTTGAAAACCGGTGCTGCGCAACGCCTGGACCGGCCGCTGGAACTGCCGGACGCCAGCCTTGAGGCACCGGTTTACACCGCGCTGGACGGCTATCGGATGTTGACCCGGCAATTGGCGGTGAACGTTACCGAGATGCGCCAGCGTCTGGCGAAAACCGCGCCGCGCTGGAACATCTGA
- a CDS encoding DMT family transporter — protein MDTTLRRGSFEMTAAMLISGTIGWFVLVSGQPVLDVVFWRCVFGAGTLLLICAAFGFLRPGILSRTTFLLAVLSGVAIVGNWLLLFASYSRASIAIGTAVYNVQPFMLVGLAALFLGEKITVQKLFWLAISFMGMLAIVSAHGTQGGSGDDYLLGIALALGAAFLYAIAALIIKRLSGTPPHLIALIQVCTGILLLAPFAHFDALPQAPSAWASLVTLGIVHTGLMYVLLYGAIQKLPTALTGALSFIYPIAAIFVDWFAFGHRLEILQWVGVAAILLAAAGMQQGWGLKARRLAAQ, from the coding sequence ATGGACACAACCCTCCGTCGCGGCTCATTTGAAATGACCGCCGCCATGCTGATATCCGGGACGATCGGCTGGTTTGTGCTGGTGTCCGGGCAACCCGTGCTGGACGTGGTGTTCTGGCGTTGTGTGTTCGGTGCCGGCACTTTGCTGTTGATCTGCGCGGCGTTCGGCTTTCTGCGTCCGGGCATTTTGAGCAGAACGACGTTCTTGCTGGCGGTGCTCAGCGGGGTGGCGATTGTCGGCAACTGGCTGCTGTTGTTCGCCTCGTACTCGCGGGCTTCGATTGCCATCGGCACAGCGGTCTACAACGTGCAGCCGTTCATGCTGGTCGGCCTGGCCGCGTTGTTCCTTGGCGAGAAAATCACCGTGCAGAAGCTGTTCTGGCTGGCGATTTCGTTTATGGGCATGCTGGCAATCGTCAGCGCACATGGCACGCAGGGCGGCAGCGGTGACGATTATTTGCTGGGGATTGCTTTGGCGTTGGGCGCGGCGTTTCTGTATGCGATTGCCGCGCTGATCATCAAGCGTCTGAGCGGTACGCCGCCGCATCTGATCGCGCTGATTCAGGTATGCACCGGGATTTTGCTGTTGGCGCCGTTTGCGCACTTCGATGCGCTGCCGCAGGCACCCAGCGCCTGGGCCAGTCTGGTCACACTGGGCATCGTCCACACCGGATTGATGTACGTGTTGTTGTACGGCGCGATTCAGAAACTGCCGACCGCGTTGACCGGGGCACTGTCATTCATCTACCCGATTGCGGCGATTTTCGTCGACTGGTTCGCCTTCGGTCATCGCCTGGAAATCCTGCAATGGGTGGGCGTCGCGGCGATCCTGTTGGCGGCGGCCGGCATGCAACAGGGCTGGGGCCTGAAGGCCCGGCGACTGGCCGCGCAGTAA
- a CDS encoding Lrp/AsnC family transcriptional regulator, whose amino-acid sequence MTDDIDQILISALMEDSRRSLKALAQISGLSSPSVAERLRRLEERGVLTGYTVEIDPKCFGYQLQAIVRVRPLPGQLQEVERQILSIPEFTECDKVTGEDCFIARLHVRSMEQLDTLLDRLNTLAETNTAIVKKTPVKRRLPPMA is encoded by the coding sequence ATGACTGACGACATCGACCAGATCCTCATCAGCGCGTTGATGGAGGATTCGCGGCGCTCACTCAAGGCGCTGGCACAAATCAGCGGCCTGTCCTCTCCCAGTGTCGCCGAACGTTTGCGACGGCTGGAAGAGCGTGGCGTCCTCACGGGCTATACCGTCGAGATCGACCCCAAGTGCTTCGGCTATCAATTGCAGGCCATCGTCCGGGTACGTCCGCTGCCGGGACAGTTGCAGGAAGTGGAGCGGCAGATTCTGTCGATCCCGGAATTCACCGAGTGCGACAAGGTCACCGGGGAGGACTGCTTTATCGCCCGCCTGCACGTGCGCTCGATGGAGCAACTGGACACCCTGCTCGACCGTCTCAATACGTTGGCCGAAACCAATACGGCGATCGTCAAGAAAACCCCGGTCAAGCGCCGTTTGCCGCCGATGGCTTGA
- a CDS encoding YceK/YidQ family lipoprotein produces MRIQAMMLTAVMLGGCGTVQTVARSDQVAVDDLKKNKSYCGAVPRIYSGVMYDFCNLHAPIGQGNAYNNALPGWAIDAVASGVLDTLLLPYTIYKQQTDGSIVIN; encoded by the coding sequence ATGAGAATTCAGGCAATGATGTTGACGGCGGTGATGCTTGGCGGGTGCGGGACGGTGCAGACCGTCGCGCGTAGCGATCAGGTGGCCGTGGACGATTTGAAAAAGAACAAATCCTATTGCGGGGCTGTGCCCCGGATCTACAGCGGCGTGATGTACGATTTCTGTAATCTGCATGCGCCAATTGGCCAAGGCAACGCCTACAACAATGCGCTTCCTGGCTGGGCAATTGATGCCGTGGCATCAGGGGTACTCGACACGTTGCTGCTGCCCTACACGATTTATAAGCAACAGACCGATGGCAGCATCGTCATCAACTGA
- a CDS encoding Bax inhibitor-1/YccA family protein — translation MREQDYAVNNGVQAEQLEVSRVLRNTYGLLALTLAFSGVMAFVAQQMRVGYPNIFVVLIGFYGLFFLTNKLRDSAWGLVSAFALTGFMGFLLGPILNRYLGMQGGAEVVSSAFAMTALVFGGLSAYVLITRKDMSFLGGFITAGFFVLLGATLASFFFQISGLQLAISAGFVLFSSVCILFQTSAIIHGGERNYIMATISLYVSIYNLFISLLQIFGIMSRDD, via the coding sequence ATGCGCGAACAGGATTACGCAGTTAATAACGGCGTGCAGGCTGAGCAGCTAGAGGTTAGCCGCGTCCTGCGCAACACATATGGTTTACTCGCTCTCACCCTCGCATTCAGTGGTGTGATGGCTTTCGTGGCTCAGCAGATGCGTGTTGGCTACCCGAACATTTTCGTGGTGCTGATCGGCTTCTACGGGTTGTTCTTCCTCACCAACAAACTCCGTGATTCCGCGTGGGGCCTGGTGTCTGCGTTCGCGCTGACCGGTTTCATGGGTTTCCTGCTCGGCCCGATCCTCAACCGTTACCTGGGCATGCAGGGCGGCGCTGAAGTGGTCAGCTCCGCGTTTGCGATGACTGCACTGGTGTTCGGTGGTCTGTCGGCCTACGTGCTGATCACCCGCAAGGACATGAGCTTCCTCGGTGGCTTTATCACCGCCGGTTTCTTCGTGTTGCTGGGTGCAACGCTGGCGAGCTTCTTCTTCCAGATCAGCGGCCTGCAACTGGCGATCAGCGCAGGTTTCGTGCTGTTCTCGTCGGTGTGCATTCTGTTCCAGACCAGTGCCATCATTCATGGCGGCGAGCGTAACTACATCATGGCGACCATCAGCCTGTATGTATCGATCTACAACCTGTTCATCAGCTTGTTGCAGATCTTCGGCATCATGAGCCGCGACGACTGA
- a CDS encoding VOC family protein: MFERSKLVPELMVTDLDSSLAFWVSCLGLEVAYQRPEDGFAYLDLNGAQVMLEQADPDAGQWLTAHLTKPFGRGINLQIDVVAVGPIIQKLGLAGFPLYRECKDTWYRANNVEVGQREFIVQDPDGYLVRLVERLGERPVCSI; this comes from the coding sequence ATGTTCGAACGTAGCAAACTGGTTCCAGAGTTAATGGTCACTGACCTGGATAGCAGTTTGGCCTTTTGGGTTTCTTGCCTGGGACTTGAAGTGGCTTATCAACGGCCAGAAGACGGATTCGCTTACCTCGACTTGAACGGTGCGCAAGTAATGCTTGAGCAGGCTGACCCGGACGCAGGCCAATGGCTAACTGCCCACCTGACCAAGCCGTTTGGAAGAGGAATCAACCTCCAGATTGACGTTGTGGCTGTCGGCCCGATCATCCAAAAACTTGGTCTGGCTGGATTTCCACTCTATCGAGAATGCAAAGACACCTGGTATCGGGCTAACAATGTAGAAGTCGGTCAGCGCGAATTCATCGTCCAGGATCCCGATGGCTATCTCGTAAGGTTGGTAGAGCGTTTGGGAGAGCGCCCGGTTTGTTCAATTTGA
- a CDS encoding phage holin family protein, with protein MSTEQQALADVPLWLLILLSMAGLSGEMLRASGSDLGLRQILQRVALRFLASGLLGMATLLLAMALWNNLYLAAGLGIVIAVIGADVAGGLYTRFLAKKAGIQVDE; from the coding sequence ATGAGCACGGAGCAACAAGCTCTCGCGGATGTGCCCCTTTGGCTTTTGATCTTACTGAGCATGGCGGGCCTGTCGGGGGAAATGCTGAGGGCGTCAGGTAGTGACCTTGGTCTCCGGCAGATCCTGCAACGGGTAGCTTTGCGGTTTCTCGCATCCGGTCTACTGGGTATGGCCACGCTGCTGCTCGCAATGGCGCTCTGGAACAACCTGTACCTCGCCGCCGGACTGGGCATTGTCATTGCGGTGATTGGTGCCGATGTAGCCGGCGGTTTGTACACCCGGTTCTTGGCAAAGAAGGCAGGTATTCAAGTCGATGAGTAG
- a CDS encoding antiterminator Q family protein, with protein MVDYLYLLEQWGWWRMDGRGLPSYTSPTLALMRIAGVQTSVSKNYCITDDWAVAIDNAVARLTHRDQQMGDVLWLYFGEKWAMVRVGKHFGISEGKARELVRAGSAWVDCAIDDKRQVA; from the coding sequence ATGGTCGATTACCTGTACCTACTCGAGCAATGGGGTTGGTGGCGAATGGATGGAAGGGGGTTGCCTAGTTATACATCACCGACGTTGGCGCTCATGCGCATAGCGGGGGTGCAAACATCAGTCAGCAAAAATTACTGCATTACTGATGATTGGGCCGTTGCTATCGACAATGCAGTGGCAAGGCTCACTCACCGAGATCAACAGATGGGCGACGTTCTTTGGCTGTACTTCGGTGAAAAGTGGGCAATGGTAAGAGTGGGAAAACACTTTGGGATCAGCGAGGGAAAAGCAAGAGAATTGGTCAGGGCTGGATCAGCTTGGGTGGACTGCGCCATAGATGACAAACGTCAGGTAGCCTAA
- a CDS encoding DUF2971 domain-containing protein gives MSRYIYRYKYLPDMVGIKGVVQGGTIKFTHPSAFNDPFDCMPSSKFGTFTNLKHLNPRLYDAWSAQSGSPAQRLMGMEQSKRILRAKIESGELLQRLLEQASVLSLSKIPDSILMWSHYADFHRGAVVEFKIPISNRLIRLSEAYRDLVAFDVDYTDSRPTLEYNGAVVDGSEILRQLFLAKSQHWAYEQESRVIKRLGGSGIFDYNHDLLHSVIVGAKSSSYYEIKDCVTAASVSLGKKVEIFKAKFDPSSYAIKIPGFHKKKDIPQLVG, from the coding sequence ATGAGCAGATATATTTACCGATATAAGTATCTTCCGGATATGGTCGGTATCAAAGGCGTTGTTCAGGGCGGCACCATAAAGTTTACACATCCCAGCGCGTTCAATGATCCGTTTGACTGTATGCCGTCTAGTAAGTTTGGCACTTTTACCAATCTTAAGCATCTCAACCCTCGCCTGTATGACGCGTGGTCCGCCCAATCCGGTAGCCCCGCTCAGCGATTGATGGGGATGGAGCAGTCTAAGCGCATACTGCGCGCGAAAATTGAAAGCGGAGAATTGCTGCAGCGGCTTCTTGAGCAAGCGTCGGTTCTATCTCTTTCTAAAATTCCTGACAGTATTTTAATGTGGTCACATTATGCTGACTTTCATCGCGGAGCTGTAGTAGAGTTCAAGATTCCAATTAGCAATAGATTGATCCGTCTCAGCGAAGCTTACCGAGACTTGGTTGCATTTGATGTGGACTATACTGATTCTCGGCCTACTTTGGAATATAACGGTGCCGTAGTTGATGGCTCGGAAATACTTCGGCAGTTATTTTTGGCGAAGTCCCAGCACTGGGCTTATGAACAAGAGAGTAGGGTGATAAAGCGGCTAGGTGGCTCCGGAATTTTTGACTACAATCATGATCTTTTACATTCGGTGATAGTTGGGGCGAAATCCAGTAGCTACTACGAGATTAAAGATTGCGTGACTGCTGCTTCAGTTTCATTAGGCAAGAAAGTAGAGATTTTTAAAGCAAAATTTGATCCGTCTTCCTACGCAATCAAAATTCCTGGTTTTCACAAAAAGAAAGATATACCTCAGCTTGTTGGCTAA
- a CDS encoding DNA cytosine methyltransferase, which yields MPITYGSVCSGIEAATLAWKPLGMRATWFAEIEAFPSAVLAHHYPNTPNLGDMTKLGAQVLAGEIAAPDILVGGTPCQAFSVAGMREGLTDPRGTLTIKYVELADAVDYVRAGQRKPPCIIVWENVPGVLSDKGNAFGCFLGALAGENCELQPSGKKWPDAGCVYGPKRTIAWRVLDAQYFGLAQRRHRVFVVASARDEFDPTEVLFEREGPRRDRPPGWPEKLAVHPTLTAQGGGSLDDREAYVLEPEGVRRTSVIEWERCQGFPDDYTRIPWYGKPSSECPDGPRYRAIGNSKAVPIAEWIGIRIMSSLSYPS from the coding sequence ATGCCCATAACCTACGGAAGCGTCTGCTCCGGCATCGAGGCGGCAACGCTTGCTTGGAAGCCGCTCGGCATGCGCGCCACTTGGTTCGCCGAGATCGAAGCGTTTCCCAGCGCAGTGCTGGCTCACCACTACCCGAACACTCCGAACCTCGGCGACATGACCAAACTCGGCGCCCAGGTGCTGGCCGGCGAGATCGCCGCGCCGGACATACTAGTCGGCGGGACACCGTGTCAGGCGTTCAGCGTGGCAGGCATGCGCGAAGGCCTCACCGACCCGCGCGGCACCCTCACCATCAAATACGTGGAGCTTGCAGATGCAGTTGACTATGTTCGAGCAGGTCAGCGAAAGCCGCCCTGCATCATCGTCTGGGAAAACGTCCCCGGCGTCCTCAGCGACAAAGGCAACGCCTTCGGATGCTTTCTTGGCGCGCTTGCTGGGGAAAACTGCGAACTGCAGCCTTCAGGGAAAAAATGGCCGGACGCTGGTTGTGTGTATGGACCCAAAAGAACAATCGCGTGGCGGGTCCTGGACGCCCAATATTTCGGCCTGGCCCAACGACGCCACCGTGTGTTCGTTGTCGCAAGTGCTCGAGACGAATTCGATCCCACCGAGGTACTTTTTGAGCGCGAAGGCCCTCGCAGGGATCGGCCGCCGGGATGGCCGGAGAAGCTCGCAGTTCATCCTACTCTCACGGCACAAGGGGGAGGCTCTCTCGATGACAGAGAGGCATATGTATTGGAGCCCGAGGGTGTGCGCCGAACAAGCGTAATAGAATGGGAGCGTTGTCAGGGGTTTCCAGATGATTACACACGGATACCATGGTATGGAAAGCCTTCAAGTGAATGCCCGGATGGACCCCGATACAGGGCGATCGGGAACAGCAAAGCAGTTCCGATCGCGGAATGGATTGGTATCCGAATCATGAGTTCGCTAAGTTACCCTTCATAG
- a CDS encoding DUF4224 domain-containing protein: MKTEILSDEELAELTGYKARAYQRRWLIDRQWMFVESRGKRPLVGRMYARMKLGMISSTITDLNPPPAAPVWTPDFSRVN, encoded by the coding sequence ATGAAAACTGAAATCCTCTCGGATGAAGAGCTGGCCGAGCTTACCGGTTACAAAGCCCGGGCATATCAACGTCGCTGGCTGATTGATCGACAATGGATGTTCGTCGAAAGCCGCGGCAAGCGCCCACTGGTTGGTCGGATGTACGCCCGAATGAAGCTGGGCATGATCAGCTCCACGATTACCGATCTGAACCCGCCGCCGGCGGCCCCGGTGTGGACGCCTGACTTCTCGCGAGTGAACTGA
- a CDS encoding tyrosine-type recombinase/integrase produces MRPRKIETRNLPPRMYQWTRKRKSGKVWIAYYYLDMTGKAIPLGKDLDLARIKWADLEAKEKPLDLRTMKGIFDRYIRDIVSKKAPRTQRDNLSEIKQLRPMFDGAPIDSITPATIAGYRDARTAKVRANREIATLSHVFNIAREWGLTTKENPCQGVRKNKETPRDYYANDVVWDAVYMKAAQELKDAMDLAYLTGQRPADVLVMRKDDVEGNYLGVQQNKTHKKLRIQMTDGDESNSLGLLIGKMAERNAQHICSYLIVSSRGKRMTAKMLRDRWDDARERAKKEANEKGDVQLAEKIGGFQFRDIRPKAASEILDVGDASLLLGHTKGDITERVYRRIGAIAKPSK; encoded by the coding sequence ATGCGCCCCCGCAAGATCGAAACCCGCAATTTGCCTCCCAGGATGTATCAGTGGACACGAAAACGGAAGAGCGGAAAGGTGTGGATCGCCTATTACTACCTGGACATGACCGGCAAGGCTATCCCGCTGGGCAAGGATCTAGACTTGGCTAGGATCAAATGGGCGGACCTGGAGGCGAAGGAAAAGCCGCTCGATCTGCGCACCATGAAAGGCATCTTCGACCGATACATCCGCGACATAGTATCGAAGAAAGCGCCGCGCACGCAGAGAGACAACCTTTCGGAGATTAAGCAGCTCCGGCCGATGTTCGACGGCGCGCCCATCGACTCGATCACTCCTGCAACGATCGCCGGATACCGCGACGCGCGGACGGCCAAGGTTCGAGCAAATCGGGAGATTGCGACACTATCGCACGTCTTCAACATCGCTCGGGAATGGGGACTGACGACCAAAGAAAATCCCTGCCAGGGCGTGCGAAAAAACAAAGAAACACCGAGGGACTATTACGCAAACGATGTGGTTTGGGATGCTGTTTACATGAAGGCAGCTCAAGAGCTGAAAGACGCGATGGACTTGGCATATCTGACCGGGCAACGACCGGCAGATGTCTTGGTCATGAGGAAGGACGATGTCGAGGGAAATTACTTGGGTGTTCAGCAGAACAAGACACACAAAAAGCTGCGTATCCAGATGACTGACGGTGATGAATCAAACAGCCTAGGCTTGCTGATCGGGAAAATGGCCGAGCGCAATGCTCAACACATTTGCAGCTATTTGATCGTGAGCTCGCGCGGCAAACGGATGACGGCGAAGATGCTTCGCGATCGATGGGACGACGCTAGAGAAAGAGCCAAGAAAGAGGCCAACGAAAAAGGCGATGTCCAGCTGGCGGAGAAAATCGGAGGCTTCCAGTTCAGAGACATCAGGCCGAAAGCGGCGTCGGAAATCCTCGACGTCGGCGATGCGAGCCTACTCTTGGGGCACACCAAAGGAGACATTACCGAGCGCGTCTATCGACGAATTGGCGCCATTGCCAAGCCATCGAAATAG